From one Aeropyrum camini SY1 = JCM 12091 genomic stretch:
- a CDS encoding adenosine-specific kinase: MSVKLEVVDIEIPEGANVIIGRSHFIKTVEDLYEALVTSCPSLKFGIAFCEASGKRLVRHDGNDEDLRKKAIEACMKIGAGHVFVVYIRNGWPINVLNAIKSVQEVVSIDAATANPVKVVVADLGDQRALLGVADGFKPLGVEGEDDIRERKEFLRKIGYKR, translated from the coding sequence TTGAGTGTAAAGCTCGAAGTTGTGGATATAGAGATTCCTGAGGGTGCTAACGTCATAATAGGTAGGAGCCATTTTATAAAGACTGTTGAGGACCTTTACGAGGCCCTCGTGACTAGCTGCCCCTCGCTGAAGTTTGGCATAGCGTTCTGCGAGGCCTCCGGTAAGAGGCTTGTCAGGCATGATGGAAACGATGAGGACCTCAGGAAGAAGGCTATCGAAGCTTGTATGAAGATAGGAGCAGGCCACGTTTTTGTGGTGTACATTAGGAATGGGTGGCCTATTAATGTGCTTAACGCCATAAAGAGCGTTCAAGAAGTGGTATCGATAGACGCGGCTACAGCTAACCCTGTGAAGGTTGTTGTTGCCGACCTCGGGGATCAGAGAGCCCTCCTGGGTGTGGCGGACGGGTTTAAGCCTCTAGGTGTTGAGGGCGAAGACGATATAAGGGAGAGGAAGGAGTTTCTGAGGAAGATAGGCTATAAACGATGA